A genome region from Schaalia sp. 19OD2882 includes the following:
- a CDS encoding FHA domain-containing protein, whose translation MMTDLTFTILRIGFLVLLWLLVLWAVHTLRLDIFGTVVTPRGKGRREADRRRKDSRRKRPDPSAVDSGPTSLLITGGPLVGTVMNLGATPIVVGRSPACNLVLEDEYSSAHHARLAPDGQGNWWIEDLGSRNGTSVDDELLESPRELRVGDIVRIGQTTMELVR comes from the coding sequence CTGATGACTGACCTCACCTTCACGATCCTGCGAATCGGTTTCCTGGTCCTGCTGTGGCTGCTGGTCCTGTGGGCCGTGCACACCCTGCGCCTGGACATCTTCGGCACCGTCGTCACCCCCCGAGGCAAGGGACGCCGTGAGGCGGATCGCCGACGCAAGGACTCTCGCCGCAAACGACCCGACCCCTCCGCCGTGGACAGCGGCCCCACTTCACTGCTCATCACCGGCGGGCCGCTGGTCGGCACCGTCATGAACCTGGGGGCCACGCCGATCGTCGTCGGACGCTCCCCCGCATGCAACCTCGTCCTCGAGGACGAGTACTCCTCGGCCCACCATGCGCGCCTGGCCCCCGACGGCCAGGGAAACTGGTGGATCGAGGACCTCGGTTCACGCAACGGCACCAGTGTCGATGACGAATTGCTCGAATCCCCGCGCGAGTTGCGCGTGGGTGACATCGTGCGCATCGGGCAGACGACCATGGAACTGGTGAGGTGA
- a CDS encoding DUF3662 and FHA domain-containing protein codes for MSIFDRFENAVERGLNGAFSHVFRSEIKPVDITSAIRRSMDKGVRELSSHRSVAPNSFTVKLSTADIQSLGPDLDMLAGELADDAARHAADSGWTQLGPTTVAFESSDQVDRGHLRVEARARRGAVAPAANVAPSPEHPVIDVGGQKWLLTDTVTVLGRGSEADVVVDDSGVSRRHLELRITPSGVIATDLGSTNGTFVEGHKVEAATLLDGNQIVIGRTRILFWTHPSDSEAI; via the coding sequence ATGAGCATCTTCGACCGCTTCGAGAATGCGGTGGAGCGCGGCCTGAACGGCGCGTTCTCACACGTGTTCCGGTCGGAGATCAAACCCGTCGACATCACCTCGGCCATCCGGCGCTCCATGGACAAGGGGGTGCGCGAGCTCTCCTCCCACCGTTCGGTGGCGCCGAATTCCTTCACGGTCAAGCTCTCCACCGCGGACATCCAGAGCCTCGGCCCGGATCTTGACATGCTGGCGGGTGAGCTCGCTGATGACGCGGCACGGCATGCCGCCGACAGCGGGTGGACGCAGCTGGGCCCCACGACGGTCGCCTTCGAGTCCTCCGACCAGGTCGACCGGGGGCACCTGCGGGTCGAGGCCCGCGCCCGGCGTGGCGCCGTGGCGCCCGCTGCCAATGTCGCTCCTTCGCCCGAACATCCTGTCATCGACGTCGGCGGCCAGAAGTGGCTGCTCACGGACACGGTGACGGTGCTCGGCCGGGGTAGCGAGGCCGACGTGGTCGTCGACGACTCGGGAGTCTCACGTCGCCACCTCGAACTGCGCATCACCCCCTCCGGTGTGATCGCCACCGATCTCGGCTCCACCAACGGCACCTTCGTCGAAGGCCACAAGGTCGAGGCCGCGACACTGCTCGACGGCAACCAGATCGTCATCGGTCGCACACGTATCCTTTTTTGGACCCATCCCAGTGACAGCGAGGCGATCTGA
- the trxB gene encoding thioredoxin-disulfide reductase produces MTDSAASPFTLAPGISLGAGLGPGVQDSAAPEAPAGEPTVHEVVIVGSGPAGYTAAVYTARAGLRPVVVAGALTPGGALMNTTEVENFPGFPEGIQGPDLMDRMREQAEKFGADVRHEDALAVDLTGEVKTVTLGEEVLRARAVILATGSEYRHLDVPGEEELSGRGVSYCATCDGFFFRDKELVVVGGGDSAMEEATFLTKFASKVTVVHRRDQLRASKAMVERAMADPKIEFAWNATVSKVVGEDAVTDVELTSTVDGSVSTLATDGVFVAIGHLPRTGILAGQVELDEANYIRVAEPSTATNLPGVFACGDAVDHTYRQAITAAGSGCRAALDAERWLAAQGH; encoded by the coding sequence ATGACCGATTCCGCCGCTTCCCCGTTCACCCTCGCCCCCGGCATCTCCTTGGGCGCAGGCTTGGGCCCCGGAGTGCAGGACAGCGCCGCACCTGAGGCTCCGGCCGGCGAGCCGACCGTCCACGAGGTCGTCATCGTCGGGTCGGGACCCGCCGGGTACACGGCGGCCGTCTACACGGCGCGCGCGGGTCTGCGACCGGTCGTCGTCGCGGGTGCGCTGACGCCGGGCGGCGCCCTGATGAACACCACCGAGGTCGAGAACTTCCCCGGTTTCCCCGAGGGGATCCAGGGACCGGACCTCATGGACCGCATGCGCGAGCAGGCCGAGAAGTTCGGCGCCGACGTGCGCCACGAGGACGCTCTGGCGGTCGACCTGACCGGCGAGGTCAAGACCGTGACCTTGGGGGAGGAGGTCCTGCGTGCCCGCGCCGTCATCCTGGCCACCGGCTCCGAGTACCGCCACCTGGACGTCCCGGGTGAGGAGGAGTTGTCCGGGCGTGGTGTGAGCTACTGCGCCACCTGCGACGGCTTCTTCTTCCGCGACAAGGAACTGGTGGTCGTGGGCGGCGGCGACTCCGCGATGGAGGAAGCGACCTTCCTCACGAAGTTCGCCTCGAAGGTGACCGTCGTGCACCGCCGCGACCAGCTGCGCGCCTCCAAGGCGATGGTCGAGCGCGCCATGGCCGACCCGAAGATCGAGTTCGCGTGGAACGCCACCGTGTCGAAGGTGGTGGGCGAGGACGCGGTGACCGACGTGGAGCTGACCTCCACGGTGGACGGCTCCGTGTCGACCTTGGCCACCGACGGGGTCTTCGTGGCCATCGGTCACCTGCCGCGCACGGGCATCCTTGCCGGTCAGGTGGAGTTGGACGAGGCGAACTACATCCGCGTGGCCGAGCCTTCCACGGCCACCAACCTGCCAGGCGTCTTCGCCTGCGGTGACGCGGTGGACCACACCTACCGTCAGGCGATCACCGCCGCGGGTTCAGGCTGCCGCGCGGCCCTCGACGCGGAGCGTTGGTTGGCCGCCCAGGGGCACTGA
- a CDS encoding lipid II flippase MurJ, giving the protein MTTSKSSASSSGGGSILRASALMASGTMVSRILGFVRNALLLAVIGTAAGGVNAAFQTANTLPNMVFNILASGVLDAILVPQIVTALKTRHQGQQYVNRLLTLAGTLLFGITVVAMIAAPLLVIITSAGYDAQIRSLAIAFALLCLPQIFFYGLYNLLGELLNARGVFGPYMWAPVVNNVVGIAGLGVFLALWGTSPTRFDVSDLTAPQFWLLGGSATLGVICQAAFLLIPMKRAGIALRPDFHFKGTNFGSASKVAGWTFATLGVSQFGVISSNNLAALADAWGHEHGTYVVGISAMATAFMIYMVPQSLVSVSLATAVFTRISSAVVDKDEPGVAHWFHLGVRSTNVLTMLFAAALAAGSVPIMQTVALTTTEPELVRSYAWVLLAYLPGLSAMGILLMTQRVFYAYEDAKPIFLSVIIPNVLQILVGWTIYFLTDAHWWVVGAAFAETVCRISQAYIGLRMVARRNRHIDVPRIVRTYLTYWATAVIAVAVGFVLMWLVGIDTVTNSTLTRLLVSLVKVTFVCSFTMVIYLVALRAISPAESARTVWPLLARLRLPAPLLSVLAVDPATRRTAQDGDRQALPVDREASDQVIMDRTASTEGMEGAMDPEQSEDAVPTTGAFDPSHPDTTSGASWLEDDDQTAITRATRVPEPEPIEEPEVRNSSEPFTGALDTSWITLDEETSTSQTSATQEAPPALVEGDFVWTPPENETVSTRLHEPPATIDEGDVLGPPTGLPGIADGDVHDDPEATAVRGAFVADEATVVRSAPEDEDPEATAVRGAFVADEATVVRSAPEDEDDPNATKIAGLRVVDKSTIVRSIPLIPAASATPGVTEAADLPDPADEATAIRTAPDDATVVRTSAEEATAIRTTATFAPTGAAAGAAFGTVGTGDQDGEQRWWLFDPTIPSFVVAGGLVIVGGIWALNTAFAPLGPGSDLGFAAAPDVAQSQQSGQSEQSAVADPAPAPAPAHAPQISSAQVFSWDGSGDHEDEAINLIDGRPETQWHSRWFDDNRFTDDNTVTVLLKLKEKTKVSQITLAMDPTTSGGELVVRSVNPDTPRQGTELAKTALSPTTTISLPQPVETDAISLSFRTMPTSQDGKAWAWISEITVK; this is encoded by the coding sequence ATGACCACGAGCAAATCCTCGGCCTCGTCCTCTGGCGGCGGCTCGATCCTGCGGGCCAGCGCCCTCATGGCCTCGGGCACGATGGTCTCCAGAATCCTCGGCTTCGTGCGCAACGCCCTGTTGCTGGCCGTCATCGGCACGGCCGCCGGTGGCGTCAACGCCGCCTTCCAGACGGCCAACACCCTGCCCAACATGGTCTTCAACATCCTGGCCTCGGGCGTGTTGGACGCGATCCTGGTTCCACAGATCGTCACGGCCCTCAAGACCAGACACCAGGGGCAGCAGTACGTCAACCGCCTGCTCACCCTGGCCGGGACGCTGCTCTTCGGGATCACAGTGGTGGCGATGATCGCCGCCCCGCTGCTGGTCATCATCACCTCGGCCGGATACGACGCGCAGATCCGCTCCTTGGCGATCGCCTTCGCCCTTTTGTGCCTGCCCCAGATCTTCTTCTACGGCCTGTACAACCTGCTGGGTGAGTTGCTCAACGCCAGAGGCGTGTTCGGGCCCTACATGTGGGCGCCGGTGGTCAACAACGTCGTCGGCATCGCGGGCCTGGGCGTCTTCCTTGCCTTGTGGGGGACCTCTCCCACACGATTCGACGTCTCGGACCTCACCGCCCCGCAGTTCTGGCTCCTGGGCGGTTCGGCCACCCTGGGTGTCATCTGCCAAGCGGCATTCCTCCTGATCCCCATGAAGAGGGCAGGCATCGCTCTGCGCCCCGACTTCCACTTCAAGGGCACGAACTTCGGCTCCGCCTCGAAGGTGGCGGGCTGGACCTTCGCCACTTTGGGGGTCAGCCAGTTCGGAGTGATCTCTTCGAACAATCTCGCGGCGCTGGCCGACGCCTGGGGGCACGAGCACGGCACCTACGTGGTCGGCATCTCCGCGATGGCCACTGCCTTCATGATCTACATGGTTCCCCAGTCGCTGGTGTCGGTGTCGTTGGCCACCGCCGTGTTCACACGCATCTCCTCGGCCGTGGTCGACAAGGACGAGCCCGGGGTGGCGCACTGGTTCCACTTGGGAGTGCGTTCGACGAATGTGCTCACGATGCTGTTTGCCGCGGCCCTGGCCGCCGGCTCGGTCCCGATCATGCAGACGGTGGCATTGACCACCACGGAGCCGGAGCTGGTGCGCTCCTACGCGTGGGTGCTGCTGGCGTACCTGCCCGGACTGTCCGCCATGGGAATCCTGTTGATGACCCAGAGGGTCTTCTACGCCTACGAGGACGCCAAGCCGATCTTCCTGTCGGTCATCATCCCCAACGTCTTGCAGATCCTGGTCGGCTGGACGATCTACTTCCTCACCGACGCCCACTGGTGGGTGGTCGGCGCCGCCTTCGCCGAGACAGTGTGCCGAATCTCGCAGGCCTACATCGGGTTGCGCATGGTGGCCCGCCGCAACCGCCACATCGACGTGCCCAGAATCGTGCGCACGTACCTCACGTATTGGGCCACCGCCGTCATCGCAGTGGCCGTCGGCTTCGTCCTCATGTGGCTGGTGGGCATTGACACGGTCACGAACTCGACCCTGACCAGGTTGCTCGTGTCACTGGTGAAGGTCACTTTCGTCTGCTCCTTCACGATGGTCATCTACCTGGTCGCACTGCGGGCCATCTCACCTGCCGAGTCCGCGCGCACAGTGTGGCCGCTGCTTGCCCGGTTGCGCCTTCCCGCACCCCTGCTGTCGGTGCTCGCCGTCGATCCTGCGACCCGTCGCACCGCCCAGGACGGTGACCGCCAAGCTCTGCCCGTCGACCGGGAGGCCTCCGATCAGGTCATAATGGACCGGACCGCATCAACCGAAGGGATGGAAGGCGCCATGGACCCGGAACAGTCTGAGGACGCCGTGCCGACCACGGGCGCTTTCGACCCTTCGCACCCGGACACGACCAGCGGCGCCTCCTGGCTCGAGGACGACGACCAGACCGCCATCACCCGGGCCACCCGTGTCCCTGAACCCGAGCCCATTGAAGAACCCGAGGTCAGGAACTCCTCCGAACCCTTCACCGGTGCGCTGGACACGTCGTGGATCACCCTGGACGAGGAGACCTCCACGTCGCAGACCTCCGCCACGCAGGAGGCCCCGCCCGCCCTCGTCGAAGGCGACTTCGTGTGGACGCCGCCCGAGAACGAGACCGTGAGCACCCGCCTGCACGAGCCTCCTGCGACCATCGACGAGGGTGACGTCCTCGGCCCGCCGACAGGACTTCCCGGGATCGCGGACGGTGACGTGCACGACGACCCGGAGGCCACGGCCGTCCGCGGTGCCTTCGTCGCCGACGAAGCGACCGTCGTGCGCTCCGCGCCCGAGGACGAGGACCCGGAGGCCACGGCCGTCCGTGGCGCCTTCGTCGCCGACGAAGCGACCGTCGTGCGCTCCGCGCCCGAGGACGAGGACGATCCGAACGCCACGAAGATCGCCGGACTGCGCGTGGTCGACAAGTCCACCATTGTCCGGTCGATCCCGCTGATCCCCGCCGCTTCCGCCACCCCCGGTGTGACAGAGGCAGCGGACTTGCCCGACCCGGCCGACGAGGCGACCGCCATCCGCACTGCCCCCGACGATGCCACAGTCGTCCGCACATCCGCGGAGGAGGCGACCGCCATCCGCACCACTGCCACCTTCGCCCCCACCGGGGCTGCGGCCGGGGCGGCATTCGGCACGGTGGGCACCGGCGACCAGGACGGCGAACAGCGCTGGTGGTTGTTCGACCCGACGATCCCCTCTTTCGTCGTGGCCGGCGGCCTGGTCATCGTCGGCGGCATCTGGGCGCTGAACACCGCGTTTGCGCCGCTCGGCCCGGGAAGCGACCTCGGCTTCGCGGCCGCCCCCGACGTGGCCCAGTCGCAGCAGTCCGGCCAGTCCGAACAGTCGGCCGTGGCCGATCCCGCCCCTGCGCCGGCGCCGGCGCACGCCCCCCAGATCTCTTCGGCCCAGGTGTTCTCCTGGGACGGCAGCGGTGACCACGAGGATGAAGCGATCAACTTGATCGACGGCCGTCCTGAGACCCAGTGGCACTCGCGCTGGTTCGACGACAACCGCTTCACCGACGACAACACGGTCACCGTGCTGCTCAAGCTCAAGGAGAAGACGAAGGTCAGCCAGATCACCTTGGCCATGGACCCGACGACCTCCGGCGGTGAACTGGTCGTGCGTTCGGTGAATCCGGACACTCCACGTCAGGGAACAGAACTGGCCAAGACCGCGTTGAGTCCGACGACGACGATCAGCCTGCCCCAGCCTGTCGAGACCGACGCGATCTCGCTGTCGTTCCGAACCATGCCGACCTCGCAGGACGGCAAGGCCTGGGCGTGGATCAGCGAGATCACCGTCAAGTGA
- a CDS encoding DUF6049 family protein, which yields MMPTNSSPHVGGQPGPGRPPLRALLTLALATVFALLPTAPAAASHMSHLAAPPSSPAVAPPAPANPAPAPTAPQRPDIMVPSHQDNGLAVRITRISPAVLTGEGSISVSGTILNSSSETVQDPYVELTQPWATPSTSADLISQLAGEEWGTHTVWSATVTMTLAPGASGRFSISVPTSSLGLTDTDMWGARVIGVHVDAWGAAGVDRTVLVWDPQGRTGSTSMGVLVPWTAANDPLKSPDTASSGALPYASTGAGLMEVMRIPGVSLAVEPGLLMGPQSGDSSEGEADAPLPEGLTTGEGSAFWRTLLSADELVALPAKDADVGLAVATSSTLLPQMVLATRSEVAPALRRISSALDAAQSTQGAQSGAVEGAQSHTTTGPAPVDDAHSASGNAGASGVPGATVPKVVEGVVWPTSSFGRPLLATVPKDLVIAPPGAMPLSDGDSVTPPARIQVDADSGAVVAGSGSATSATVLVPHRDLSELLAWQPDDEETALDQHQLLAALGALTARSTAGAGGAHLVALPRDTTIDAGLAGRIRALVEHPWIRGATLTQVASSTPSTLPRTATPGPTLSEGDLSNARSVAAHAGQLEKLVAAVDDPAAVHSFVQDDLMGALRTDLAPETRTGLTGRFGTRVTDLMHGIAVESSGTVNLINKEARFPVRVRSSLPWPVHVKVSLRPSDPRLSVTAPAQVTVPAHASVTAEVPVEAIGSGDLHVTYEVRTPGGHVLDASSKVFVRLRAGWEDAATAVAAVLVGIAFVWGVARSVRKRLRARAGGVSGDEGGTSDAASAQEVEDSGGSEESARAQDPGPPTESLPDSGAD from the coding sequence ATGATGCCGACGAACTCCAGCCCCCACGTCGGCGGCCAGCCGGGCCCCGGCCGCCCACCTCTGCGAGCCCTCCTCACCCTGGCCCTCGCCACGGTCTTCGCACTGCTGCCGACTGCGCCCGCCGCCGCCTCGCACATGTCGCATCTGGCGGCTCCGCCCTCGTCACCCGCAGTGGCACCTCCCGCTCCCGCAAACCCCGCGCCGGCACCCACCGCCCCGCAGCGGCCCGACATCATGGTCCCCAGCCACCAGGACAACGGGCTGGCCGTGCGAATCACCCGGATCTCCCCCGCAGTCCTGACCGGCGAGGGCTCGATCTCCGTGTCGGGTACGATCCTCAACTCCTCCTCCGAGACCGTCCAGGACCCGTATGTGGAGCTCACCCAGCCGTGGGCCACCCCCTCCACCTCCGCGGACCTCATCTCCCAGCTGGCGGGTGAGGAGTGGGGTACCCACACGGTGTGGTCCGCCACAGTGACGATGACCCTCGCGCCGGGCGCCTCCGGCAGGTTCAGCATCTCGGTGCCGACCTCGTCGCTGGGGCTGACGGACACGGACATGTGGGGAGCAAGGGTCATTGGAGTCCACGTCGACGCGTGGGGGGCCGCCGGCGTCGACAGGACGGTGTTGGTCTGGGACCCGCAGGGACGAACCGGCAGCACCTCCATGGGCGTGTTGGTGCCGTGGACTGCGGCCAACGACCCCCTGAAGAGCCCCGACACCGCCTCCTCCGGCGCGCTCCCGTATGCCTCGACGGGCGCTGGGCTGATGGAGGTGATGAGGATCCCCGGCGTCTCACTGGCGGTCGAACCGGGGTTGCTCATGGGTCCGCAGTCGGGCGATTCCAGCGAGGGCGAGGCCGATGCCCCCCTTCCCGAGGGCCTGACCACCGGTGAGGGCTCCGCGTTCTGGCGCACCCTGCTCTCGGCGGACGAGCTCGTGGCTCTCCCGGCAAAGGATGCGGATGTGGGCCTGGCGGTGGCCACGTCATCGACTCTTCTGCCTCAGATGGTCCTGGCCACCCGCAGCGAGGTGGCCCCCGCCCTGCGGCGGATCAGCAGCGCCCTGGACGCCGCCCAGTCGACGCAGGGTGCCCAGTCCGGAGCGGTCGAGGGCGCCCAGTCCCACACCACCACTGGACCGGCTCCCGTCGACGACGCCCACTCCGCCTCAGGGAATGCGGGAGCCTCCGGGGTCCCGGGAGCCACCGTGCCCAAGGTTGTCGAGGGCGTCGTGTGGCCGACCTCGTCCTTCGGGCGCCCCCTGCTGGCCACCGTTCCCAAGGATCTCGTCATCGCCCCACCTGGGGCGATGCCCCTGTCCGACGGGGACTCGGTGACCCCGCCCGCGCGCATCCAGGTCGACGCCGACAGTGGCGCTGTGGTCGCGGGGAGCGGATCGGCGACCTCGGCCACCGTCCTCGTCCCACACAGGGACCTCTCCGAGCTGTTGGCATGGCAGCCCGACGACGAGGAAACCGCCCTTGACCAGCACCAGCTGCTCGCCGCCTTGGGGGCGTTGACGGCGCGGAGCACTGCTGGTGCAGGTGGTGCGCACCTTGTGGCGCTGCCTCGCGACACCACCATCGATGCGGGCCTGGCCGGGCGAATCCGCGCCCTGGTCGAACACCCGTGGATTCGGGGCGCCACCTTGACCCAGGTCGCCTCCTCGACCCCGTCAACCCTGCCCCGCACCGCCACGCCGGGTCCGACCCTGTCCGAGGGCGACCTGTCGAACGCCAGGAGTGTGGCCGCCCACGCCGGTCAGCTCGAAAAGCTTGTCGCCGCCGTGGACGATCCGGCGGCCGTCCACTCCTTCGTCCAGGACGACCTCATGGGAGCGCTGCGCACCGACCTCGCCCCCGAAACCCGTACGGGCCTGACGGGCCGCTTCGGCACACGTGTCACCGACCTCATGCACGGGATAGCGGTGGAGTCCTCCGGAACGGTCAACCTCATCAACAAGGAGGCGCGCTTCCCGGTGCGTGTACGCAGTTCACTGCCGTGGCCGGTCCACGTGAAGGTGAGTCTGCGCCCCTCGGACCCTCGCCTGTCGGTGACAGCTCCGGCCCAGGTCACCGTGCCTGCGCACGCATCGGTCACGGCCGAGGTGCCCGTGGAGGCGATCGGGTCGGGCGATCTGCATGTCACCTACGAGGTGCGCACCCCGGGCGGGCACGTCCTGGACGCGTCCTCGAAGGTGTTCGTGCGACTGCGTGCCGGCTGGGAGGATGCCGCCACCGCCGTCGCCGCCGTCCTGGTGGGCATCGCCTTCGTGTGGGGTGTGGCACGATCGGTGCGCAAGCGCCTGCGGGCGCGCGCCGGCGGCGTCTCGGGTGACGAGGGCGGGACGTCGGATGCTGCGTCGGCGCAAGAGGTGGAGGACTCGGGTGGGTCGGAGGAGTCGGCCCGGGCGCAGGATCCAGGGCCGCCGACGGAGTCGCTTCCGGACTCCGGGGCCGACTGA
- a CDS encoding NUDIX hydrolase: MSARPLDRHAGVPRPPRRRTSSRAPHAAHPKLPVSAETSAGGVVIDVRAGIPYVALIARRNRTGRIEWCLPKGHLEAGESAERAALREVAEETGIRGRIIRHLASIDYWFSNPDRRVHKVVHHYLMGYVGGRITVEGDPDHEAEDAAWVPLKESLRLLAYPNERRIVGIALDLLYQD; the protein is encoded by the coding sequence ATGTCTGCCCGCCCGCTCGACCGTCACGCCGGGGTCCCCCGACCCCCACGGCGTCGCACCTCGTCGCGGGCCCCACACGCCGCCCACCCGAAGCTCCCGGTCTCTGCGGAAACCTCTGCAGGTGGAGTCGTCATCGACGTGCGCGCAGGCATCCCCTACGTGGCGCTCATCGCCAGGCGCAACCGAACCGGCCGCATCGAATGGTGCCTGCCCAAGGGACACTTGGAGGCGGGCGAATCCGCCGAAAGGGCCGCCCTGCGCGAAGTCGCCGAAGAGACCGGCATCCGCGGACGCATCATTCGTCACCTCGCCTCCATCGACTACTGGTTCTCCAACCCCGACCGCCGTGTCCACAAGGTCGTCCACCACTACCTCATGGGGTACGTCGGTGGGCGCATCACTGTCGAGGGCGACCCGGACCACGAGGCCGAGGACGCCGCGTGGGTTCCCCTGAAGGAGTCCCTGCGCCTGCTCGCCTACCCCAATGAGAGGCGCATCGTCGGCATCGCCCTGGACCTGCTCTACCAGGACTGA
- a CDS encoding CCA tRNA nucleotidyltransferase: MANAMRAFAALPPQILELGRVFEAAGEEIALVGGPVRDAFLGVTPRDFDLATSARPERTEELLARWGNATWDIGKEFGTIGARRGDLVVEVTTYRTDSYEVGSRKPEVVFGDTLEGDLTRRDFTVNAMAMRLPGMALVDPHNGLEDLAAARLRTPVTAEQSFDDDPLRIMRAARFAAQLAIDVDEDVMDAMGAMAHRLEIVSAERVRAELERLVTSPHPRRGLELMVHSGVADVVLPELSALQDTKDEHKRHKDVYEHTLTVLDQAIDLETGPDGPVPGPDFVLRFAALMHDVGKPATRRFEGGGVTFHHHEVVGAKMTRARMKALRFDKATTEAVSHLVFLHLRFHGYGDAKWTDSAVRRYVTDAGDQLERLHRLTRADCTTRNRRKAEFLRAAYDDLEQRIAQLRAQEELDAIRPDLDGDRVMEILGLRPSRAVKMALDHLLALRMERGPLGEEAAVEELLRWWSSDEVRELAEEYQAQQAAWEAQVAAKRARKRKGSADLA; this comes from the coding sequence ATGGCCAACGCCATGAGAGCCTTCGCGGCACTGCCCCCGCAGATCCTCGAACTCGGCCGTGTCTTCGAAGCCGCCGGTGAGGAGATCGCGCTGGTCGGTGGGCCCGTACGTGACGCCTTCCTGGGCGTGACTCCCCGCGACTTCGATCTGGCCACCTCGGCGCGTCCGGAGCGCACCGAGGAACTGTTGGCCCGGTGGGGCAACGCCACGTGGGACATCGGCAAGGAATTCGGCACCATCGGCGCCCGCCGCGGGGACCTGGTCGTCGAGGTCACCACCTACAGGACCGACAGTTACGAGGTCGGCTCACGCAAACCCGAGGTGGTCTTCGGGGACACCCTGGAGGGCGACCTCACCCGACGCGACTTCACCGTCAACGCCATGGCGATGCGTCTGCCGGGGATGGCTCTGGTCGACCCGCACAACGGCCTGGAGGACCTGGCCGCGGCTCGCCTGCGCACCCCCGTCACTGCCGAGCAGTCCTTCGACGACGACCCGCTGCGCATCATGCGTGCGGCCCGTTTCGCCGCCCAACTGGCCATTGACGTGGACGAGGACGTCATGGACGCGATGGGCGCAATGGCCCATCGCCTGGAGATCGTCTCTGCCGAACGTGTCCGGGCCGAACTGGAACGCCTGGTGACCTCGCCCCACCCGCGCCGTGGCCTGGAACTCATGGTCCACAGCGGGGTGGCCGACGTGGTGTTGCCCGAACTGTCCGCCCTGCAGGACACGAAGGATGAACACAAGCGCCACAAGGACGTCTACGAGCACACCCTCACCGTCCTGGACCAGGCCATCGACCTGGAAACCGGGCCCGACGGGCCGGTACCCGGCCCTGACTTCGTCCTGCGTTTCGCGGCCCTGATGCACGACGTCGGCAAACCCGCGACCCGCCGTTTCGAAGGCGGGGGCGTGACCTTCCACCACCACGAGGTCGTCGGCGCGAAGATGACACGGGCGCGGATGAAGGCCTTGAGGTTCGACAAGGCCACGACGGAGGCCGTCTCGCACCTGGTGTTCCTGCACCTGCGTTTCCACGGTTACGGCGACGCGAAGTGGACGGACTCGGCGGTGCGCCGCTACGTCACCGACGCAGGCGACCAGTTGGAGCGCCTGCACCGCCTGACCCGGGCCGACTGCACGACTCGCAACCGCCGCAAGGCGGAGTTCCTGCGCGCCGCCTACGACGACCTGGAGCAGCGCATTGCGCAGCTGCGCGCCCAGGAGGAGTTGGACGCGATCCGACCCGACCTGGACGGGGACCGGGTCATGGAGATCCTGGGCCTGCGACCCTCGCGCGCGGTGAAGATGGCCCTGGACCACCTGTTGGCACTGCGCATGGAACGCGGCCCTCTGGGTGAGGAAGCCGCGGTCGAGGAGCTGCTGCGCTGGTGGTCCAGTGACGAGGTCCGCGAGCTGGCCGAGGAGTACCAGGCCCAGCAGGCCGCATGGGAGGCGCAGGTGGCTGCCAAGCGCGCCCGCAAGAGGAAGGGGTCGGCGGACCTGGCCTAG
- a CDS encoding NYN domain-containing protein: MVERMAVVIDYQNMHLTASELFLPGRPLEEGLIEPFRFAKQLAKARNTDGCHEVDVARVEVYRGLPIRDDDADAYRRNLEQKSRWERGHSGSVAVTLRPLKYRWDWIDGVKTPVRSSRREKGVDVMCALALMRLARSGQFDVVVLASRDTDLAPALDEAVSLHAAKIEAAKWYDRSDRRTYGNIKTAARIWTTSMLREHFTASLDPFDYT, translated from the coding sequence ATGGTTGAGCGTATGGCAGTGGTCATCGATTACCAGAACATGCATCTCACCGCTTCAGAGCTCTTCCTCCCGGGTCGCCCACTTGAGGAGGGGCTCATTGAGCCGTTCCGCTTTGCGAAGCAGCTCGCCAAGGCCCGGAACACCGATGGTTGCCATGAGGTCGACGTTGCGCGCGTTGAGGTGTATCGAGGCCTCCCCATTCGCGACGACGACGCCGATGCTTACCGGCGCAATCTCGAGCAGAAGTCACGATGGGAACGGGGCCATTCTGGGTCAGTTGCAGTCACACTCCGCCCTCTGAAGTACAGGTGGGATTGGATCGACGGTGTGAAGACCCCTGTTCGTTCCTCCCGCAGGGAGAAGGGAGTTGACGTGATGTGCGCCCTTGCCCTCATGAGGCTCGCACGCTCAGGACAATTCGATGTGGTGGTCCTGGCATCGCGAGACACTGATCTTGCTCCTGCGCTTGACGAGGCAGTCTCGCTGCATGCCGCGAAGATCGAGGCGGCGAAGTGGTACGACAGGTCTGATCGACGGACCTACGGCAACATCAAGACTGCGGCCAGAATCTGGACCACATCCATGCTCCGTGAGCATTTCACAGCGTCGCTTGACCCATTCGACTACACCTAG